A stretch of the Conger conger chromosome 3, fConCon1.1, whole genome shotgun sequence genome encodes the following:
- the LOC133124779 gene encoding ly6/PLAUR domain-containing protein 6B-like isoform X1, with amino-acid sequence MGATCSGSKVNGQRSGDKTARPGPGKGCVVRDHRPVVMAFSVVLRHTTLLQVLLVAAMSDERNVNHINFYNIVPPADVTPFPKSFKCYTCEHAVDNYSCNRWAEDKWCPENTQFCMTVHHFTGHGKTKSVTKRCVSRADCYSVGCQHHRDAEHMECISCCEGMACNVEVPTNHSTAVFSMRHTPNDSASSDWAWRVPMLLATVFTVTVVL; translated from the exons ATGGGTGCTACCTGTTCGGGTTCAAAGGTTAatggtcagaggtcaggggatAAGACCGCACGCCCAGGGCCTGGAAAAGGAT GCGTGGTGAGAGACCATCGTCCCGTGGTGATGGCGTTTTCTGTCGTCCTGCGTCACACCACGCTCCTGCAGGTCCTGCTGGTTGCAGCCATGTCTGATGAGAGGAACGTCAATCACATCAACTTCTACAACATCGTGCCTCCCGCAGACG TGACCCCTTTCCCCAAAAGCTTCAAGTGCTACACCTGCGAGCATGCCGTGGACAACTACAGCTGCAACCGCTGGGCGGAGGACAAGTGGTGTCCAGAGA ATACACAGTTCTGCATGACTGTGCATCACTTTACCGGCCACGGGAAGACCAAGTCTGTGACCAAGAGGTGTGTGAGCAGAGCGGACTGTTACTCTGTGGGCTGCCAGCACCACAGAGACGCCGAGCACATg GAGTGCATATCCTGCTGCGAAGGCATGGCCTGCAATGTGGAGGTCccgaccaatcacagcacagcagtgTTCTCCATGAGACACACCCCCAACGACTCTGCGTCGTCCGATTGGGCCTGGAGGGTTCCGATGCTGCTTGCCACGGTGTTCACGGTGACGGTGGTGTTGTGA
- the LOC133124779 gene encoding ly6/PLAUR domain-containing protein 6B-like isoform X4: MAFSVVLRHTTLLQVLLVAAMSDERNVNHINFYNIVPPADVTPFPKSFKCYTCEHAVDNYSCNRWAEDKWCPENTQFCMTVHHFTGHGKTKSVTKRCVSRADCYSVGCQHHRDAEHMECISCCEGMACNVEVPTNHSTAVFSMRHTPNDSASSDWAWRVPMLLATVFTVTVVL; the protein is encoded by the exons ATGGCGTTTTCTGTCGTCCTGCGTCACACCACGCTCCTGCAGGTCCTGCTGGTTGCAGCCATGTCTGATGAGAGGAACGTCAATCACATCAACTTCTACAACATCGTGCCTCCCGCAGACG TGACCCCTTTCCCCAAAAGCTTCAAGTGCTACACCTGCGAGCATGCCGTGGACAACTACAGCTGCAACCGCTGGGCGGAGGACAAGTGGTGTCCAGAGA ATACACAGTTCTGCATGACTGTGCATCACTTTACCGGCCACGGGAAGACCAAGTCTGTGACCAAGAGGTGTGTGAGCAGAGCGGACTGTTACTCTGTGGGCTGCCAGCACCACAGAGACGCCGAGCACATg GAGTGCATATCCTGCTGCGAAGGCATGGCCTGCAATGTGGAGGTCccgaccaatcacagcacagcagtgTTCTCCATGAGACACACCCCCAACGACTCTGCGTCGTCCGATTGGGCCTGGAGGGTTCCGATGCTGCTTGCCACGGTGTTCACGGTGACGGTGGTGTTGTGA
- the LOC133124779 gene encoding ly6/PLAUR domain-containing protein 6B-like isoform X3, translated as MQGVVRDHRPVVMAFSVVLRHTTLLQVLLVAAMSDERNVNHINFYNIVPPADVTPFPKSFKCYTCEHAVDNYSCNRWAEDKWCPENTQFCMTVHHFTGHGKTKSVTKRCVSRADCYSVGCQHHRDAEHMECISCCEGMACNVEVPTNHSTAVFSMRHTPNDSASSDWAWRVPMLLATVFTVTVVL; from the exons ATGCAAG GCGTGGTGAGAGACCATCGTCCCGTGGTGATGGCGTTTTCTGTCGTCCTGCGTCACACCACGCTCCTGCAGGTCCTGCTGGTTGCAGCCATGTCTGATGAGAGGAACGTCAATCACATCAACTTCTACAACATCGTGCCTCCCGCAGACG TGACCCCTTTCCCCAAAAGCTTCAAGTGCTACACCTGCGAGCATGCCGTGGACAACTACAGCTGCAACCGCTGGGCGGAGGACAAGTGGTGTCCAGAGA ATACACAGTTCTGCATGACTGTGCATCACTTTACCGGCCACGGGAAGACCAAGTCTGTGACCAAGAGGTGTGTGAGCAGAGCGGACTGTTACTCTGTGGGCTGCCAGCACCACAGAGACGCCGAGCACATg GAGTGCATATCCTGCTGCGAAGGCATGGCCTGCAATGTGGAGGTCccgaccaatcacagcacagcagtgTTCTCCATGAGACACACCCCCAACGACTCTGCGTCGTCCGATTGGGCCTGGAGGGTTCCGATGCTGCTTGCCACGGTGTTCACGGTGACGGTGGTGTTGTGA
- the LOC133124779 gene encoding ly6/PLAUR domain-containing protein 6B-like isoform X2: MLRSFWTRINNYESIPAAGVVRDHRPVVMAFSVVLRHTTLLQVLLVAAMSDERNVNHINFYNIVPPADVTPFPKSFKCYTCEHAVDNYSCNRWAEDKWCPENTQFCMTVHHFTGHGKTKSVTKRCVSRADCYSVGCQHHRDAEHMECISCCEGMACNVEVPTNHSTAVFSMRHTPNDSASSDWAWRVPMLLATVFTVTVVL; encoded by the exons ATGCTACGCAGCTTCTGGACAAGGATAAATAATTATGAATCCATCCCAGCTGCGG GCGTGGTGAGAGACCATCGTCCCGTGGTGATGGCGTTTTCTGTCGTCCTGCGTCACACCACGCTCCTGCAGGTCCTGCTGGTTGCAGCCATGTCTGATGAGAGGAACGTCAATCACATCAACTTCTACAACATCGTGCCTCCCGCAGACG TGACCCCTTTCCCCAAAAGCTTCAAGTGCTACACCTGCGAGCATGCCGTGGACAACTACAGCTGCAACCGCTGGGCGGAGGACAAGTGGTGTCCAGAGA ATACACAGTTCTGCATGACTGTGCATCACTTTACCGGCCACGGGAAGACCAAGTCTGTGACCAAGAGGTGTGTGAGCAGAGCGGACTGTTACTCTGTGGGCTGCCAGCACCACAGAGACGCCGAGCACATg GAGTGCATATCCTGCTGCGAAGGCATGGCCTGCAATGTGGAGGTCccgaccaatcacagcacagcagtgTTCTCCATGAGACACACCCCCAACGACTCTGCGTCGTCCGATTGGGCCTGGAGGGTTCCGATGCTGCTTGCCACGGTGTTCACGGTGACGGTGGTGTTGTGA